TTTTGTGCCTTTGGCAGTGGTTGGTGCATGTATTAGATACTCACATCTAGTATGCACACTTTGATGCTAGTACTAGTATCTTACTTTATTTCGTTAATAAACCTTTATTTTTTGCAGCGAGTCGTCTACTGCGTCTGCTCTGGTTGCTTGATTGCTTGAAGAGTAGTTGGACTTGACACTCTTACATTGTGCTTAGCAGTAGATTTTTTCATTAGCCAATAAAAATGCTGCTTGCTATGCATGGGAATCTGGTCTCTCAAGGTGGTTGATTTTCCCTCCAGCTGGTACTACCGTCTTTTTTGATAGTGTCTGGTGACTTACTTAATTTTTGTGGCTGTCTGGTGCTGATACGCTTCCTGCCTCAAGAGAAGTTGCTGAATTTGCTAAACGGTGGTCGACCTGTGACTAGTTTGGTGTAGCTGAAGTCTTGCGTTCTTGCACCATTTGTGAGGTCAGAACTGGTCTAAAGAGTAGTGGGGCTTGTAGGGCGTATTCGACTATAACCCAAGCAGTTGGCTATATTCATATAATAGTGTACTTTATTGTTGTATGAGTTACCATGTGATAATAATTGTTTGCTTGGTGTGGCCGGTGTGGCCGGGCTCATTTCCTGTGAAAACACTGCATACTATATAATTCATCGGCGTCCTTGCTTATTGCCATTTTATCATCCGTCGCTTTCTCTCTGTTCCGATATTTGCAGTTGTGCTGGCGTTAGTAGAGGAGCGACATACAGGGAACGTACAGGCCATGACCATCGATCATCCCGACCATCCGAACATAGTGCTAGGTGATCGTCGTCAAGTACAAAGATCATCAACTAAACATCTTCCTTTGTTTTCCACTGGTGGTGAAGACGGTGATTTCGATCAAAAGATGACCGTCAGGTCATCATATCTTTGCGAGTCTATTGACTGCGTAGGAGAATCTCCACCGCCAGTTCCGCCGCGACCACCAGAAACAATTAATTCAGACAGCAGTTCCCCCGACTCTCCACTGGAGGTATGGCCTCCACTTGAAGAAGCAGGAACTGTCGGCATGATGAGGAGAGGAGCGTTTCGTCAGACGTCTAGATCAGAAGGGAAAGAAGCTAGGGAGTTGAAGAGATTTAGCAGCACTATTGCTGTTGCACAACTAGTTCCAATTCAACGTCATCCACCATTGAGGTCATGCAAATCTGAAGCTGAAGACTCAATAACTGCGGAGCCAACTAAAGTTTCTAGAACGCTGTCTGACGGTGCCATCAAAATAAGACGTTCTATTTCGGCAATTTTTCGAAGGAGATCATCTGGAACTAAAACACATGAGCCAAGGTTGGATGATATTGCCTCACCTGAAAAGGTTGCAGAGCACCGCAGAGAGAGACTGAGATACGCCCTTTTTCCAAATTCAGGAGAAATTCAATTTGCAAAAAAGGATGATGCCCCTCCACCACTTCCACCAAGGAACTGCAGGGAACAAGACCAGGAGTTCTCACCACCACCTCGACAGCTAAAGAAAAGCAGATCTGTACAGCAACGATTGGGCAGCTTTACTTCCAAGGAAGCTACCAAACATGCACTTCTAGATAGCTAAGCAACATATAGTTGCTGATCTGTATGATTAGTGTGATTATTTACTGCAGTACTAGACAGTAGGACTTTCTCTAGTGCAGTGGTCTTTGTTGAGTTCATCCTACCATTATCTAGTTTGCCTTCCTACTGAAGTAGCTGAATTGTTAGTttgtacattgtgtgtgtacagttcAGTTGTAGAAAGACATGTCTACTGTATTGGCATTGTACCAAATTATAAAGCAATTCAAGATATACATAATTCCTGAGGTGCGTGTGTACTGCATGGTAGAGCTAGGTACGTCAGGGCAGATAGCCAACCCCCTAATTTTGACGTCTCCCATGATTCCTCTTTTGTAGTCTAGAGGCCGTGTCTGAATTTTCGGTAGACAAATAGCCACAGGACTTGAGTTATATTGCCTAAATTTGCATACCGTCCAATCACTAAATCCTCAGTGAGGAGAATATTGTACACACGTACTCATGCTATCCCATCATTGCAAGTGCACCTCTCTAGTTAGATAGTCTCCTCTGGAAGCTGCATGAATCAGCGATGCAGCAACTTTCATACTCTGCATCTGATTtagtttgtattatttattacgtCTGGAAAGAAGCATGCAAATTACTGATCGAATGAAAGCATGAGGTTGCAACAGGTGACCAACCGCAACTGCTCGTCGTCACAGAACGAAGTCTAATTTAATTGTACGTTTACTCGTAATCTAGGGAGATTTTCTGGTAATTATGTCTACGTATAGCgttgtctattaattaaatacgtAAAGAATTGAGATAATTTGCTGATTGCTTGGCTAGATCTATTTCTGTACGTAGCCAGAGATGTAGGCATGGCTGCATGCATGATAAAGAAGCAGGTTTAAATGATCTTTCAGGATCTAActgtgatacacacacacacacacacacacacacacacacacacacacacacacacacacacacacacacacacacttaatcctaaaatcctaaatgtcagaagctgcctctcagaagtcccccaccccacccacccgcTGTTTacctgggccctgtgcgctactcagggaactctgggcctacacacacacacacacacacacacacacacacacacacacacacacacacacacacacacacacacacacacacacacacacacacacacacacacacacacacacacacacacacacacacacacacacacacacacattagatTAAGCTCGAAAAATTCTAAATGTACTAGAAGAAAGTAAACGAAACAAGAGTACTTGCCTGCCAGACAGCAATTGCAAACTGACAACATCGTTGTGAAAAGAAGAAACATTTCTTGTTCTGCATCTTTGTTTTGAATAATTTCCTCCATTACTACATCGTGCTTTTTGCCGTGAAACGATCACGCAGGCAGAACACGTGATTTATCGCTTAGTGTCACGTGCTGACTATAGCGCAAAACAGTGCGAGGCAACATGTTGTAgagtaattgatatcaaaaccgCGTGCAAGAAAAAAATTTGCcccacacacgcatgcacacgcacgtacacacacacacacacacacacacacacacacacacacacacacacacacacacacacacacacacacacgcacgcgcgcacacacacacacacacacacacacacacacacacgcacacacacacacacacacacacacacacacacacgaagcaGTGAACTAAAACGACCTAGTCGACACACGCAGTGAGTACGTAGTGAGTCAGATATCCTAGCGTGCGTGTGTAATCGCGCTACGAGCGTGGGTGTGGTTGCGAATGAGTGTTCCAAAGTCTGATGACGTCTCTGCTTTGCGTGTTCAACTGTTGTGAACGgcaacaactgctgcaacaCAAGCCGTTCACGAGTGCAAGAGGTTTGCATTCTATCTATTTGGTCTAGCGCATGCTCTTGCTCTCAAGTTTGAGGtgtacatgtggtgtgtgtgtgtgtgtgtgtgtgtgtgtgtgtgtgtgtgtgtgtgcgtgtgtgcgtgcgtgcgtgtgtgcgtgtgtgtgtgtgtgtgtgtgtgtgtgtgtgtgtgtgtgtgtgtgtgtgtgtgtgtgtccgtgtgtgtccaaaTGCTTTGGCAGAGTATCGCAGACTGTGAAGTTTACCCAAGGTGGCTGCTGACAAAGCAAGGAATGCCTGGTGGAGTGCTAGAGCAGTAGAAGCTgaagagaaagcaaacatgtTACAGCAACTAGGTTGTGGTGGGAGCGTAGTCAAAGAGCTCAGGCTACTTAGGAAACAGCTAGGCATCCAAGCCTTCATCATCCAACATCCTAGCAAAGAATAGATTCATTCTCTCAATTAAGTGACATCGACAAGTTTCAACGTTGGGCAGAACACTTTGCAGAAGTGTCTAATTGTTGCTCGTCAAGCTGCCAGTTGGATACTGATGCACTACCCTGTTATCGCACAGCTCAGAGATGGTaaggctccaggagatgaTGGCATATCTGCTGAGTTGCTGAAGTTGGGAGGAGATGGAACCATCTGCTGGCTCACTTCACTGTTCAACTTCATCTGGAGCAACGAGAATATCCCCTCAGATTGGTTGAACCACCTCATTGTCCCTCTTCACAAGAAGGGAAGTTGTTCCGAGTGCGACAACTAT
The DNA window shown above is from Corticium candelabrum chromosome 13, ooCorCand1.1, whole genome shotgun sequence and carries:
- the LOC134188476 gene encoding uncharacterized protein LOC134188476; translation: MTIDHPDHPNIVLGDRRQVQRSSTKHLPLFSTGGEDGDFDQKMTVRSSYLCESIDCVGESPPPVPPRPPETINSDSSSPDSPLEVWPPLEEAGTVGMMRRGAFRQTSRSEGKEARELKRFSSTIAVAQLVPIQRHPPLRSCKSEAEDSITAEPTKVSRTLSDGAIKIRRSISAIFRRRSSGTKTHEPRLDDIASPEKVAEHRRERLRYALFPNSGEIQFAKKDDAPPPLPPRNCREQDQEFSPPPRQLKKSRSVQQRLGSFTSKEATKHALLDS